CTCAATTATTCTGTTGCTTGACGGGTGCATTTGGCACTATCACTCAGGCTACACTCTCTAGCCGACTAGAGAGTCAAGAATTTCTAGCTCTCATTTAAAATTCGTTACAATACCGAGTTCGCACAGGGCGATGCCTACAGCTTTCCAGCGCACGCGCAGTTGGCGACCAATCGCACTCTTCTAAGTGCTGAGAATATATCCTTAGACTACCGAACTAAGTTTTGCGGGCGAATAGTATTCCGAGTTCAGGTTGACTCTCTAGCCCACTAGAGAGTTAATAATAGGAGCCAAGAGAGTTCTTGGTAGATATTATGGCTCAACGTCAAATTGAGATTTTTACGGCTGATTGTCCTCTGTGCGATGAAACAGTTCAATTGTTACAAGAACTGACCTGTCCCAGTTGTGAGATATCGATTTATAACCTGCGAGAGGGTGAATCAAGAGAAAAAGCTCAGCAGTATGGGGTGAATGCAGTTCCAGCGATCGCTATCAATGGGACGCTTGTACTGACAGGTACTCCAAGCCGAGAGCAACTTATCGCTGCTGGCGTAGGTCAGCCCTTGCCTTGACATCAAACACGGACTCTTAAAAGACAGACAGTCAGGGGAAAAAATCCATAACAAAGCGATGAAAGTCTCTCTTCTTTTGTTTCTTCCCATCCATAACGGAAAATCTTAGGTATATAACGATTTACAGCTTGGTAAAATACACCCCTTCTAGGAGCGGGTGAGAGCAGATAATCTGTCGGTTACAAAACACAAACAATCGCTAAACCCACCCCCATCTTTTGTTTGTACGTCAGGAGTCGCAACCCATTATAATTGCGGCCCACTCCTTAGCATTTAGCGATCGCAGCGATTACGATTAGGAGCGTATCATTCGAGTCAAAATTTATTCTTTCCTAAGATTAAATGCTAGACAAGATACTTCTGTTGCTAAGGCAATAATCATGGCGATCGCGGCAGCAATAGCACCCTGCACCCCGACCTGGACTCCCAAGAATGCCACTACCAGCAAAATTATCGTGCCAATCCAGGTAGCACGATTCACGCCTAGCGTCTGACCTGACCCCACCAAAAAGCCCTGTGTGGCATTTTGAACCGCCACAAGTAAAGGTACAAAAGCGCACAACAGCAACACGGGACGGATAGCTTCGACCAGAGCAGAATCTTTACCCACAAAGCTCTCAACTACTATTAGCCCTAATGGAGTAGTGCTGCCCAACAGCAACAAAAGCGAACAGAGCATACCCGCGCTGAGGGCAAACGCAATCAATTGGCGATCGGCAACTTGACCTCGGTTTTTAATAATCACTTGCTGCACCATGCGGGTCGCGTTCGCAATTACCAAAACCAATCCCCAAGCCGCTGGCCAAGCCGCTAGTGCAATATCAGCATCTTGGGCACGGGCGATAATTCCCACCAGCATCGCACGTCCACCCCATACCACCAGCATCGAAGATGCTAAGGGCCAATAAAATTTCCAGACGCTTTTGAGATTGGTGGGCAGCTTTGGCTCAGAATCAGTCGGATGAGGGGGACGAGTGGCTCCCAGTTTCTGCGCCGCAAGCGTTACGACCAGCGCCTCTAACACGACCCCAGCCATCAGAGCAGTTCCCGCCAGCAGTGCGCCTTCTACCTTAAAGGTAAATCCGCTCCAAAGCACGAGTGCTACAATAACCAGACGAGCGATGCTGGCTTGTGCAACCGCTTGGGAATGACCAGCGTGAATCAATAACCCTTGGAAGTAACGCCGCCAAGCGATCGTAAACGGCCAGAGAATCATCAACGTCAACACAATACGCACTGTTTGCTGCAATTGGGATGGAATCCCCAAGAGCGTGCCGCCTAGCGTTGCAAAAACGAATGGCAGCGTCAGTAACAACAGTAAGGCGCTCAATCCACCCCCTGCTAAAAGCGTGAATCGCCACAAAGCACGGCGCGATCGCGCCGTTGGTGCAAGGGCATTCGAGGCGTGCAGGATCGTAATAATTGGACTTTCAAAAAAGACCGCTAGCGATTTGGCAATGCCCAAGGCTGCCAAATTCACCCGTGTGTCGGGTAGGTGAGCTAGGGCGGTGGTCATCATCGGATCGCCGCAAGCCATTGCCACATCGCTGAGGGACAGCGGGATAAACTGCCGCCACAAATCTAAAAAACTGATTTTTGACGGACTATTAGAAGCCTTTAAAGTCATGGTCACGCGGCTTGTTGCTGTCGCAAAAGGGTTTCAGGAACGGGTTGAAGGGCGCGGATTGTTGCAGTGAGCGCTTTTTCTGACAAAATCTCAATCCCCTGCTGGGTCAGCCATTGCGGATCGTAGACAGTTTCGAGATAGCGATCGCCCCGATCCGGGTTCAACAATACCATGCGTTGAGAGCTTTGATATTGGGTGCCATAGGCAAGGGCAGCAGCAACGATCGCACCAGTGGATGCCCCCAGCAGCAATCCCTCTCGACGCGCCAAGACATGGCAAACTGAGAAAGCAAGGCGATCGGTCACAGAATAAGCTGCATCCAGAACCATCGGGTCAAAATTAGGCGGCACAAAGGATAACCCCAATCCTGTCATTTTATAAGGATGGGACGGGGTGCCAAAGATGGCTGAACCTGCCACATCTACGCCGACAATTCGAGTTTGGGGATAGCGTTGCTTGAAATATCGGCTGATTCCGCCCAGTTGTCCAGCAGTGCTGACTCCGATGACGATAACATTCGGTGCGCCGCCAAATGCCTGTTCGATTTCGCGGGCGGTGAATTGCTCGTGTGCGGTTGGGTTATGGGGATTTCGGTGTTGGCAGGGATACCATGCACCAGGAATAGTCTGGGCGAGTTCTTGGGCTTTTTGCATCCTCGCCACTTGCATCGAGCCATTGACATCTGCCGCACTCAGGGGTACATCTACCATTTCTGCCCCATAAGCTGCCAGCATTCGCCGAATCGGAGGCGGTGTTTTGGCATCGACAACAATTATGACGCGATAGCCCCGCGCTGCACCAATCATTGCCAGACCAATGCCAAAGTTACCAGAACTCGATTCAACGATCGTGCCACCACAGGCCAGCAAACCGCTACGTTCTGCCTGTTTAACCAGATAAACAGCATTTTTCTCTTTGATGCTACCACCGGGGTTGCAGGATTCCAATTTAAGATAAAATTCGTGTTCCTGACAGAGTTCGCTCAAGCGATTGAGCCGAACAATGGGAACATTCCCGATCGCCTCCGTGATATCGCGAGACAGCAATGATTTGACAGTGTTTTCTAGAATGTGGGACATACCTTTGGATATTCAAAATCGACAGGTTGGATATAAGGATCGCTCTTGGTTCACGTCCGGTCGTAACTTGAAGACCAACAAAAACACCCAATGATATAATGTGCTGTCCGGAGCGTAAGGCGCTTTGCCTAATTACCAGTTTTATAGAGCCGAATGAAATTAGGATGAAATTTTGAAGTAAGTACCTGGGTTTTTGAAGTGCCTCGATCTGTAGCGGTTTATAGCTAACCTAAATCAGGCGTACAAATTAACCCAAGGTCAACTTCTTATCCAGTAGAGCAATCGTACAAATAATTTAGGCTAGCTAGAGAACGCTAACAGTTCCTTCAGATAACGTTCACCCAAAAATCAGCCGTCACAATTTCACCATTGCGCTTGAATTGACCCCAAAGTTTATACATTCCCGGTTTGGGAAAGCGAGTCATGAAATGAATTTTCCCGGCAGGAGTTCCTGTCAACGCATGAGCATGAATATAATTGGCTTCGGTGAGAACCGGAGCTTGATGTAAAATTACTAAATGCCCTGCTTCTCCTAAGTAAGGTTGTAAATCTGTTACAGGCTGATTATTAGCAGCATTTTTGAGGTGAAACATCACAGTTAGTTCCTCACCTGCTTTGACTGTAGGAGTGGACAATATTAGCTCCACTTTAGTATTAGCAAACGTTTTCGTGTGACTCAAGTTCCTTTCTGGAATAGATATATTTTTTCTAGAAACTTGGGTTTTGAGAACCGAAATTTGTTCAGAGTTTCCAGCAGGTTTGTACTCGCTGAAAAAGGTGTAATTTCCGGGTTTGGGAAAACGAGTATTGATTTCAAAGCGCCCATTTCCTTTGTAGCTTGGGTGAATATGAGAGAAAAAATGAAGGTCATCACTCACTATAATTAAGTGCATGAGTTCTTCTTGAAATCTGTCGAATTTTTCAATTGATTTATTCGTTGAATCTTGAATGCTAATCGTTAAAGGAATGTCAGTATTGGGAATAATATTTCTTGGTGCTGTGAGTTTGGCTTTGGTAAATACTTTATTTTCTGTATGATTCCCGTGATTTGTTGAATGTCCATCATGAGCATGATTTATTTCTTTCAGTGGATGTTCCTCTTGGTGGTTATTTACGACATTTGCTGCTGTCTCATTGGTTTTAGTTGATAACGAGCAACTTTGGGCAAGTAATAAAGTAGTTACAATGGCGATCGCAGTGCTAAAACGGTGCATTAGAATTCCTCCTATTGAAAAACTGTTAATCCTGAATTGGAATTATTTCAACTACAGCTATCTTAAAATCTCCATTACACTTTGTTCAATTTCAAAAATTAATGATGGGTAGTGAGCGTCCGTAATAAAAACTCCACAGTATTCAAGTACCCTCTATCTGTTGCAAGCTGCGGTGATAGTTTGTTAGCCTTAATCGCAGCTTCAACTAATTTCTCTGCACGTACTGTTCCCATCTGATAAGCAGAGATAAGCCCCATAGAGCTAGGAATTCCTTGCTCACTTAAGTAACCTTGATTAGCCAAATAGACAAGTTCAAAAGGGGTAAGTTGCTTAGCTAATTCAAGAGTTTGATTCAAGGTTGCTGAATTGATTGCTTGCGTTTCGGCTCGGATTACAGGTGCGATCGCAGTAGACAAGAGTAAGAAAGATAAACTACCAATAATTAAACGTTTCATGGTCAGACCTCCTGGATAAGTCAAAAGAATTAGGAATAGTCAAATAAGTAGTTCATTGCTTCATTTGACCTAAATTAACTGTAAACTCTCCAGCAAACTGGAGAGTCAAGGGGATAAATAAAAATATTTTTTGGGTGAACCAAGTGGGTCAAATGACAAAAAAAAGGAAGGTTCTCCGCTGTAGAAAACCTTCCAGATTAGTAGATCGACCAAATTAAAAGTACACCACCCTTACCCTAAAAAACGGTGGAATATTCACCTAGTTAGTGCTGTAGGGAATCCTTTCGCTGTGATGGAATGGTACAGCTTCATTCACCTGACAGCTATGTTGAGTTTATTTGTGTTGGCTTACTTGAAAATCTCTTAAGCAGAAGAAAAATTCCTTCTACTTTTTCTTGCCTTACCCTTTCATTTGAGTTAGCTTAAACTAATATTAGAGTGACTGAATAATTGGGCAAATTGTTTCTTTAGGGTGTTGAGGGATAGTCGTCCAACCAGACAGGAGACCCTCTAGTTCCTGTTTGAGAATTTGCAAATCTCGAATTTGTTGCTCAATGGCTGCCACTTTATCTTCTAACTTGACTTTAATATGGTCGCAAGGTAAGTCCCCTTTTTCGTGAACCTCCAGAAACTCTTTAATTTCCAACAAGCTTAATCCCAAACTTTGCGCTCGTTTGATAAATTTCAAGCGAGTCAACACATCCGAGTTGAATAAGCGATAGCCGCCTTCTGTCCTACCTAAAGCTTTAAGCAAGCCCAGTTCTTCGTAGTAGCGGATCGTTTTGATGGGAATACCGCTCTCTTTGGCAACTGAGCCAATTTGTTTCAAGGGTTCCTGAACTAGCATATCCTGCTCCAAGACCTACAACATCGGTTAGTTTTATCCTAAACTCTCCAGTCAACCGGAGAGTCAAGTAAAAAGTTCGACGGTTTGATAGTTGACGGCGAACCCATAAACTGGCTAGGCTTGCTGCCACTGAGGAATCAACCCGATAAGCTAAAAATCCATGTCTGCTGAAGGATTCTACCGTCGCCCTATACCAGAACCTCTCATTTCCTTCTCTTCATCGGAAGGGAGGCAAATTTTTCGAGAAGCGCTGGAAATGGAAGGCATGGCAGGGTACTTTCCGTTAGCCGAACAGTTTCACACCCAAGCAGAACCCGCTTTTTGCGGTTTGGGAACGCTGGTGATTGTCCTCAATGCACTTTCCATCGATCCAGGACGGATTTGGAAAGGTGTATGGCGCTGGTACGGGGAAGAATTTTTAGATTGCTGTCAGCCACTCCCTGTTGTGCAAAACAACGGTATTACGTTCGATGAATTTGTCTGTTTGGCTCGTTGTAATGGCGCGATCGCAACTCCATATCGCTACAACCAGAGCAGTCTAGATGATTTTCGGGAAGCTGTACAACAGGCGAGTGCTACCCCTGAAGGAATTCATATTGTTGCTGCCTATAGCCGACGAATCTTAGGACAAACGGGAGATGGTCACTTTTCACCCATTGGCGGTTATCATCCTCAGCGAGACTTAGTTCTCCTGCTGGATGTTGCCCGTTTCAAATACCCGCCTCATTGGGTTCCCTTACCACTACTTTGGCAAGCTTTTGAACCACTCGATCCGGCAACGGGCAAGTGCCGGGGTTACATCTCACTGCGTAAGAGCGATAATTTGCAGGAGACTTTTTTTCATGTCGCGCTTGACTTGCAGGAGTGGCATCGGATTGTACCTTACTTTGCAGAAATCATACCCACTGCTCTGGAGGTTGCACAGCCAGACTCACCTGTTGAAGCGGTGAGTGTGATTTTCCATCATTTACCTGCCGACTTTACAGAAATACTGCAAACTTCCGCCGACTGCACCGAAATTCCACAGAAACTACGGGAAGCCATTCAAGCTAGTCCCCTATTCAAACTTGTAGAAGAATCTTGGTCTAAGGGTGTGGTAGAACAGGGGCAATTGCAGCCACCGTACTTTGCAGAAATCATCACAATGCTTCTCCTTTCCTGCCCTCAAAAACTATACAGAACGCTGGATGAGAATTTACAGGCGTGGTTTTCTCAAGTCCGACAACAAGAAAAATTAGTTTCACCACTGGATAGAGAGGTTCTGAAGTTGCAGGAGCAAATGGCTGCATTGCAAGAACTCAGTTTGAATTGTTGAGCGTTCAATGCCAAAGCGATCGCATACCATTGGTTACAACTCCATCCGTTAGCTCTGAATCATCGAATGAAGCTTTTCTTGTTGTTGAGAAGTTTTTGATTTTCTCACCTCAATCACCCCTCGATTCATCTTCATGCCGCACATAAATTCATACTCACCAGGCTTTTCAGGTGTAAACTCCACAGTTGTAGTTTGTTGAGGAGTGAGGTCAACAGCTACCGCAAAATCTGGAATCAGTAATTGGTCATAGCACTTACTAAGATTTCGACGTTGGAAGTGCAAGCGAACCGGGTATCCAGCTTCAACAATTACTAGCTGCGGTTGGTAGCCCTTCTCAACCGTTACCGTAGCCTCTTGAATTCCCTCCGGCGTGATTGCCGCTTCAACAGTGGATATTGGAGAAGTTGAATGCTCTGTATGATGAGCGGGTGTTGTTTGAGGTGAAGTTACTATTGAATCAGCCGATTGAACTTCAACGACTCCCCGAAACATATTCATACCACAAGTAAACTCATATCTGCCAGGTCGATCGGGCGTAAATTTAATCGGTGTAGTCTGATTGAGTGGCAGTTCTTGTGCAATGCGAAAGTCAGGAAATCTGACTTCTTCTAAACAACTGCTGGGGTCTTTGCGATGGAAATTGAGTAGCACAGGTTGACCTGCTTGCACAACAATATGACTTGGTTCGTAGCCTCCATCAACCGTCACGGTGACTTCTTGAATTCCGCCGCTTGCGGTTGCTTTCTGAGACTTAGGTTTACTGAGCAGGAACCACCACAGTTCTAAACCAATTAATCCTAGTCCACCAAGGGTAACTAAGATTTTGTTACTTAAAGGTTGTTCAAGGCGACGAAACTGACCCGTTTGTTCTGTTTTAGAGGGGTGGGTTTCGTGAGATATTTGTGCAACTGCTTCACCGGAAGCAATTCCTAGCACAACTCCTAAACTCGCAATACTACCGATGATTGCTGTTTTATTCACCATTTGAAAATCTCCTATGTGGATGCGATGATGTCGAAAGTTATGCTAACGTCCCTACCAACGAACCTGAAATTACTCCTAGCAGGAATCCAAATCCTCCTAAAGTACCGAAAAATGTTACTTTTTTGAGCATTGTTGTTTCCTTTTAAAATTGGAGTTCGAGAATTTTTAACCACAGATGACCACAAATGAATTAAGATTTTTCGGTTAGAGGCTTTTATGTTGAAAATTCCGCAAACGCAGGGCATTCGTAACAACTGAAACCGAACTAAATGCCATTGCTGCACCCGCAATAATGGGACTTAGAAGCCATCCAAAAATAGGGAAGAGAATACCTGCGGCGATCGGAATCCCTGCAACGTTGTAGATGAACGCGAAAAATAAGTTTTGTTTGATGTTTCGCATAGTGGCGCGAGACAGTTGAATAGCAGTGACAATGCCATGTAAGTCACCAGAAATAAGAGTGATATCGCTAGCAGCAATGGCTACATCTGTTCCTGTTCCAATTGCCATCCCTACATCCGCTTGAGCGAGTGCAGGTGCATCATTAATACCATCTCCAACCATTGCGACAATTTTTCCTTCTGCCTGAAGTTTTTCGATAGTTGCAGCTTTTCGATCTGGGCGAACTTCTGCAATGACTCGTTTGATGCCTACTTCCCGCGCTATGACTTCAGCCGTGCGGCGGTTGTCACCAGTCAGCATTACTACTTCTAATCCCATCTTTTGCAAGGTACGAATTGCATTAGCAGAAGAAGGTTTCACTGCATCTGAGATAGCCATAATGCCTTGCATTTTTCCATCTACTGCAAGGCAGATTACGGTTTTACCGAGATATTCCAATCGCTCCCAGTCTTGTTGTAAGGCGCTAGTATCAATGCCTAACTCATTCATCCAGCGGTGCGTGCCAATTTGCACCAATTGATTTGATACAAACCCTTGTACACCGCTGCCAGCGATCGCTTCAAATTTCCCTGCATCCGTTAATCCCACTTGCTGAGATTGAGCATATTGCACAACAGCTTCTGCCAGAGGATGTTCAGAATTTCGTTCAACAGATGCAGCTAGTTGTATGAGTTTTAACTCATTGCTATTCGCTGTGCCGTTAACTGTAATAAAATCTGTGACAGTGGGTTTACCTTGTGTAATGGTGCCTGTTTTATCTAAAACAACCGTTTGCAGTTTTTGTGCCAGTTCCAGACTATCCGCACCTTTAATGAGTATGCCATTTTCTGCTCCTTTCCCAGTTCCCACCATGATGGAGGTTGGTGTGGCTAAACCGAGGGCACAAGGACAAGCAATAATCAGTACACCCACCGTATTAATCAACGCCATCGTCACGTTTCCCATGATGTTGTACCAGAGGATGAAAGTAGCGATCGCGATCGCAATTACTGCTGGCACAAACCATCCCGTCACTTGGTCTGCCAATCGTTGAATGGGCGCTTTAGAGCCTTGTGCTTGTTGCACTAACTTGACAATTTGCGCCAGAAATGTATCTTTACCCACTCGCATGGCGCGGAATTTGAAGCTGCCAGTTTTGTTAATTGTTGCTCCAATTACTTCATTACCGGGTTGCTTTTTCACGGCCACACTTTCACCCGTCACCATTGCTTCATCAATAGTTGAGGAACCCTCAATAATCTCGCCATCGACTGGAATCTTTTCTCCCGGACGGACTAGAATCACATCGCCCACAACGACTTCAGCAATAGGAATATCGACCTCTCTGCCGTTACGAATGACGCGAGCGGTTTTGGCTTGCAATCCCATCAATTTACGAATGGCTTCCGAGGTCTGCCCTTTGGCGCGATTTTCTAGCAGTCGTCCTAATAAAATTAGCGTCACAACAACCGCCGCCACTTCGTAATACACATCAGCTGGTAATCTTTGAGCGGTAAAAAACTCAGGTAAGACAGTTGGAAACAGGGAGTAAAGATAGGCAGCACCTGTTCCAATTGCTACCAATGTGTCCATTGTTGCTGTATGGCGTTTGAGGGCTTTCCAGGCATTAATAAAGAAGGATGCACCACACCAAAACAGGACTGGCGTTGTCAGCACTAACTGTAGCCAAGGATTGTGCAACCACATGGGAATGAAGGGAATCGGCAAACCTGTCATCATGGGTAACGAACCGATAACTAAAATAGTGCTGATGATGCCACCCACCCAAACTTTCGTGGCTAATTCCCGATTTTCGGCTTGCCGTTCCCGACGTTCTGCATCATCATCTGCGGCAAAATCATCTTGTATGGGTTGAGCAGAGTATCCCACTGCATCAACTGCATCCTGAATTTCTTTGAGATTGGTTCTGCTAGGTTCATAAGTGACAGTGGCTTGTTCGACACCGAAATTAACGCTGCATTCACTTACGCCTGGAACGGAGCGAATCGCATCTTCGATTGTATTGGCGCAAGAGGCGCAACTCATGCCCCGCAGTTTTAGGTTAGCGTTTTCCATTCAATACCTCCTAACTTTCATCTTGAGAATTTACGTACTTGGGGACTTCCAAGAATTAAACGATCCCGACATCAATCGTGAAAAAGGGCGGGTTTTGTACAAAGGTTATCGATTGGCATCAAGTGCGATTTGCTAAACCCGCCCCTACGTTTTTTCTGTACCTTACCGAGTTAAAAACTGCTGTATCTTGAGAATGCGGCCTGGGAGCTTTTAGTGACAGGCAACCGTGTAACCTGCTGCTGTAATTGCTTCTGTAATCCCCGCTGCGGATGCTTGGGTTTCAATATTGACGAGTTTGGTTTTTGGCTCGGCTTGAACGGTTGCGGTTGGATCTACCGTCTTGATGGCTTTGCTAATGGTTTCACTACAAGCTGAACACGCCATATTAGGCACTTTGAGTTGTAAGGTCATGATTTAAACTCTCTTTGAGTGAACTATCTCGATCTTGGAGTCTCCAGCAGACTGGAGAGTCAAGGGGTGTGAGAAAAAATTTTTGAGAGTCTATAAAAACGAGAACTAGACAGTACATTTGTAGGGGCGAACCGCCGTTCGCCCCTACCACTTGTTTAAGACTAAGAACATTTGTGGCTTGTTATTTGGCGCTGGCTACACGGGTAGCACCAAAACAGCACTACCCGTATGACAGCTAGTGGAAAGGGAATTACCGCATCGCCATAGACATTTGTCGGCAGGATTCGGCACAGCGGCGGCACATATCAGCACAAGCTTTCATTTGAGCATCATCGCCCATCTTGTCGCATTCGGATGCACAGCGATCGCACACTTGGGCACAAACGCCACAAGTATGAACGTGCAGTTCGGACCCACGGAGCATAAAATTGGCGCTTGTTTGGCAGATTTCAGCGCAGTCAAGCAACAACCGAATGTGAGCGGGTTGTGCGTGTTGACTGCCTTTCTCCAAGCAGTAAGTGACTGTATTCAAGCAGATGCTGTGGCAATCCAAGCAGTTTTGAATGCACTGCTGCATCTCTTGACTGACTTGATTGAGGGTTAGTTGTTGTAGCGCCATATTTTCAGCCTCTTTAATTTTCTAGGTTTAATCGGAAGAAACAGTAAATATGTCCCTTCGGCTTCACCTTATAAACTTGGAAGTGTGCTTGCGTCTTCCCAATGGGGCAATCTACATTTCTTGCTAAAGCTGTAGAACGATTTCATCCTAATTTCATCTACTTATGCGTCACTAATTAAGTAGTAATCTTCTATACAAATGCGTTTTCTAATTCTATTACTTATTGAAGTGAATTAGTTGGAATTTGTTCGATGGGGGTGCGCTCCCATCTAATTTGGGAGGTAGTGATGATTTCATCCTAATTTCATCTCTGTAGTGTACGTATATTTCGGTTAATAAAACATAATAAATTCATCCTGATTTCATTTATTTATGAAAAGCTGAATGTATTAGCAAACCCGACGCTGGTAAGAGCCAGGTTATTAATTATGAACTTTGATTACGACCTTTTTGTAATTGGTGCAGGCCCTGGCGGTCTTGCGGCTGCTGAACGAGCGGCTTCTTACGGTGCCCATGTAGCGATCGCAGAACGAGACCAGGTAGGTGGCACCTGCGTAGTACATGGCTGCATTCCAGAGAAACTGATGACCTATGCGGCTAGTTTCTCCCACCTGTTTAAAAATGCCGATGAATATGGATGGGGCAAAGTTTCAAAAAATTTTGACTGGCCTCAATTTATGGCAGCAAAAGAACGGGACATTAATCAACTTAGCCAGTTGCATATTCAGCACCTTCAAGAAGCGGGAGTTGAACTCATTAAAGGTCATGCCAAATTCTTAGATGCTCATACTTTAGATGTTGAAGGACGTAGAATTAGTGCTGAAAAAATTTTGATTGCAGTAGGTGGAGAAGCCGTAAAGCCAAACATCCCAGGTATTGAATATGCCATTACCACGCGAGAATTGCTTGAACTCAAGCAGCAACCAGAGCATAT
The Leptolyngbyaceae cyanobacterium DNA segment above includes these coding regions:
- a CDS encoding cysteine synthase family protein: MSHILENTVKSLLSRDITEAIGNVPIVRLNRLSELCQEHEFYLKLESCNPGGSIKEKNAVYLVKQAERSGLLACGGTIVESSSGNFGIGLAMIGAARGYRVIIVVDAKTPPPIRRMLAAYGAEMVDVPLSAADVNGSMQVARMQKAQELAQTIPGAWYPCQHRNPHNPTAHEQFTAREIEQAFGGAPNVIVIGVSTAGQLGGISRYFKQRYPQTRIVGVDVAGSAIFGTPSHPYKMTGLGLSFVPPNFDPMVLDAAYSVTDRLAFSVCHVLARREGLLLGASTGAIVAAALAYGTQYQSSQRMVLLNPDRGDRYLETVYDPQWLTQQGIEILSEKALTATIRALQPVPETLLRQQQAA
- a CDS encoding heavy-metal-associated domain-containing protein, with translation MTLQLKVPNMACSACSETISKAIKTVDPTATVQAEPKTKLVNIETQASAAGITEAITAAGYTVACH
- a CDS encoding four-helix bundle copper-binding protein, translated to MALQQLTLNQVSQEMQQCIQNCLDCHSICLNTVTYCLEKGSQHAQPAHIRLLLDCAEICQTSANFMLRGSELHVHTCGVCAQVCDRCASECDKMGDDAQMKACADMCRRCAESCRQMSMAMR
- a CDS encoding heavy metal translocating P-type ATPase, whose amino-acid sequence is MENANLKLRGMSCASCANTIEDAIRSVPGVSECSVNFGVEQATVTYEPSRTNLKEIQDAVDAVGYSAQPIQDDFAADDDAERRERQAENRELATKVWVGGIISTILVIGSLPMMTGLPIPFIPMWLHNPWLQLVLTTPVLFWCGASFFINAWKALKRHTATMDTLVAIGTGAAYLYSLFPTVLPEFFTAQRLPADVYYEVAAVVVTLILLGRLLENRAKGQTSEAIRKLMGLQAKTARVIRNGREVDIPIAEVVVGDVILVRPGEKIPVDGEIIEGSSTIDEAMVTGESVAVKKQPGNEVIGATINKTGSFKFRAMRVGKDTFLAQIVKLVQQAQGSKAPIQRLADQVTGWFVPAVIAIAIATFILWYNIMGNVTMALINTVGVLIIACPCALGLATPTSIMVGTGKGAENGILIKGADSLELAQKLQTVVLDKTGTITQGKPTVTDFITVNGTANSNELKLIQLAASVERNSEHPLAEAVVQYAQSQQVGLTDAGKFEAIAGSGVQGFVSNQLVQIGTHRWMNELGIDTSALQQDWERLEYLGKTVICLAVDGKMQGIMAISDAVKPSSANAIRTLQKMGLEVVMLTGDNRRTAEVIAREVGIKRVIAEVRPDRKAATIEKLQAEGKIVAMVGDGINDAPALAQADVGMAIGTGTDVAIAASDITLISGDLHGIVTAIQLSRATMRNIKQNLFFAFIYNVAGIPIAAGILFPIFGWLLSPIIAGAAMAFSSVSVVTNALRLRNFQHKSL
- a CDS encoding cupredoxin domain-containing protein, with the translated sequence MVNKTAIIGSIASLGVVLGIASGEAVAQISHETHPSKTEQTGQFRRLEQPLSNKILVTLGGLGLIGLELWWFLLSKPKSQKATASGGIQEVTVTVDGGYEPSHIVVQAGQPVLLNFHRKDPSSCLEEVRFPDFRIAQELPLNQTTPIKFTPDRPGRYEFTCGMNMFRGVVEVQSADSIVTSPQTTPAHHTEHSTSPISTVEAAITPEGIQEATVTVEKGYQPQLVIVEAGYPVRLHFQRRNLSKCYDQLLIPDFAVAVDLTPQQTTTVEFTPEKPGEYEFMCGMKMNRGVIEVRKSKTSQQQEKLHSMIQS
- a CDS encoding phytochelatin synthase family protein, which encodes MSAEGFYRRPIPEPLISFSSSEGRQIFREALEMEGMAGYFPLAEQFHTQAEPAFCGLGTLVIVLNALSIDPGRIWKGVWRWYGEEFLDCCQPLPVVQNNGITFDEFVCLARCNGAIATPYRYNQSSLDDFREAVQQASATPEGIHIVAAYSRRILGQTGDGHFSPIGGYHPQRDLVLLLDVARFKYPPHWVPLPLLWQAFEPLDPATGKCRGYISLRKSDNLQETFFHVALDLQEWHRIVPYFAEIIPTALEVAQPDSPVEAVSVIFHHLPADFTEILQTSADCTEIPQKLREAIQASPLFKLVEESWSKGVVEQGQLQPPYFAEIITMLLLSCPQKLYRTLDENLQAWFSQVRQQEKLVSPLDREVLKLQEQMAALQELSLNC
- a CDS encoding heavy metal-responsive transcriptional regulator — translated: MLVQEPLKQIGSVAKESGIPIKTIRYYEELGLLKALGRTEGGYRLFNSDVLTRLKFIKRAQSLGLSLLEIKEFLEVHEKGDLPCDHIKVKLEDKVAAIEQQIRDLQILKQELEGLLSGWTTIPQHPKETICPIIQSL
- a CDS encoding thioredoxin family protein, which encodes MAQRQIEIFTADCPLCDETVQLLQELTCPSCEISIYNLREGESREKAQQYGVNAVPAIAINGTLVLTGTPSREQLIAAGVGQPLP